The Macaca fascicularis isolate 582-1 chromosome 1, T2T-MFA8v1.1 genome includes a window with the following:
- the ZNF691 gene encoding zinc finger protein 691 isoform X2, producing MSLCSPAHSAEMSLFLQGLEEMLSLSSESGLSLLSDIKKSDIIQMAQISSGGGGQSRYLLFALGSEMGSEKEQSPEPHLPEEGEGGKPWRVDDSEGSWIPPGEKEHGQESLSDELQETHPKKPWQKVTVPAQEPGDPIAHPRHEADEKPFICAQCGKTFNNTSNLRTHQRIHTGEKPYKCSECGKSFSRSSNRIRHERIHLEEKHYKCPKCQESFRRRSDLTTHQQDHLGKRPYRCDICGKSFSQSATLAVHHRTHLEPAPYICCECGKSFSNSSSFGVHHRTHTGERPYECTECGRTFSDISNFGAHQRTHRGEKPYRCTVCGKHFSRSSNLIRHQKTHLGEQAGKDSS from the exons ATGTCACTCTGTTCACCAGCCCACTCTGCTGAAATGTCGTTATTTCTTCAAGGCCTGGAGGAAATGCTATCACTCTCATCAGAG TCTGGATTGTCGTTGCTTAGTGATATCAAGAAGAGTGACATTATTCAAATGGCACAAATATCATCTGGTGGTGGTGGACAAAGCCGGTACCTTCTTTTTGCTCTG GGTTCAGAGATGGGCAGTGAGAAGGAGCAGAGTCCAGAACCACACCTGcctgaggaaggggaagggggtaAGCCTTGGAGAGTGGATGACTCAGAGGGTTCTTGGATCCCACCTGGGGAGAAGGAGCATGGGCAAGAGAGCCTGTCGGATGAACTGCAAGAAACTCATCCAAAAAAACCATGGCAGAAAGTCACTGTCCCGGCTCAAGAGCCAGGGGATCCCATTGCTCATCCAAGGCATGAGGCAGATGAGAAACCCTTTATATGTGCCCAGTGTGGCAAAACCTTCAATAATACCTCCAACCTGAGAACACACCAGCGGATCCACACTGGTGAGAAGCCTTACAAGTGTTCTGAATGTGGCAAGAGCTTCTCGAGAAGCTCCAACCGCATCCGGCACGAGCGGATCCACCTGGAAGAGAAACACTACAAATGCCCCAAGTGTCAGGAGAGCTTTCGGCGGCGCTCAGACCTCACCACACACCAGCAAGATCACCTAGGCAAGCGGCCATACCGCTGTGACATCTGTGGCAAGAGCTTCAGCCAGAGCGCCACACTAGCTGTGCATCACCGGACCCACCTGGAGCCAGCGCCCTACATCTGCTGTGAGTGTGGGAAGAGCTTCAGCAACAGCTCCAGCTTTGGCGTGCATCACCGCACCCACACAGGTGAGAGACCTTATGAGTGCACTGAGTGCGGGCGGACCTTCAGCGATATCTCCAACTTTGGAGCTCACCAGAGGACCCACAGAGGGGAGAAGCCCTACCGGTGTACTGTGTGCGGGAAACACTTCTCCCGGAGCTCGAATCTCATCCGCCACCAGAAAACTCACTTGGGCGAGCAGGCTGGGAAAGATTCCAGCTGA
- the ZNF691 gene encoding zinc finger protein 691 isoform X3 — MSLFLQGLEEMLSLSSESGLSLLSDIKKSDIIQMAQISSGGGGQSRYLLFALGSEMGSEKEQSPEPHLPEEGEGGKPWRVDDSEGSWIPPGEKEHGQESLSDELQETHPKKPWQKVTVPAQEPGDPIAHPRHEADEKPFICAQCGKTFNNTSNLRTHQRIHTGEKPYKCSECGKSFSRSSNRIRHERIHLEEKHYKCPKCQESFRRRSDLTTHQQDHLGKRPYRCDICGKSFSQSATLAVHHRTHLEPAPYICCECGKSFSNSSSFGVHHRTHTGERPYECTECGRTFSDISNFGAHQRTHRGEKPYRCTVCGKHFSRSSNLIRHQKTHLGEQAGKDSS, encoded by the exons ATGTCGTTATTTCTTCAAGGCCTGGAGGAAATGCTATCACTCTCATCAGAG TCTGGATTGTCGTTGCTTAGTGATATCAAGAAGAGTGACATTATTCAAATGGCACAAATATCATCTGGTGGTGGTGGACAAAGCCGGTACCTTCTTTTTGCTCTG GGTTCAGAGATGGGCAGTGAGAAGGAGCAGAGTCCAGAACCACACCTGcctgaggaaggggaagggggtaAGCCTTGGAGAGTGGATGACTCAGAGGGTTCTTGGATCCCACCTGGGGAGAAGGAGCATGGGCAAGAGAGCCTGTCGGATGAACTGCAAGAAACTCATCCAAAAAAACCATGGCAGAAAGTCACTGTCCCGGCTCAAGAGCCAGGGGATCCCATTGCTCATCCAAGGCATGAGGCAGATGAGAAACCCTTTATATGTGCCCAGTGTGGCAAAACCTTCAATAATACCTCCAACCTGAGAACACACCAGCGGATCCACACTGGTGAGAAGCCTTACAAGTGTTCTGAATGTGGCAAGAGCTTCTCGAGAAGCTCCAACCGCATCCGGCACGAGCGGATCCACCTGGAAGAGAAACACTACAAATGCCCCAAGTGTCAGGAGAGCTTTCGGCGGCGCTCAGACCTCACCACACACCAGCAAGATCACCTAGGCAAGCGGCCATACCGCTGTGACATCTGTGGCAAGAGCTTCAGCCAGAGCGCCACACTAGCTGTGCATCACCGGACCCACCTGGAGCCAGCGCCCTACATCTGCTGTGAGTGTGGGAAGAGCTTCAGCAACAGCTCCAGCTTTGGCGTGCATCACCGCACCCACACAGGTGAGAGACCTTATGAGTGCACTGAGTGCGGGCGGACCTTCAGCGATATCTCCAACTTTGGAGCTCACCAGAGGACCCACAGAGGGGAGAAGCCCTACCGGTGTACTGTGTGCGGGAAACACTTCTCCCGGAGCTCGAATCTCATCCGCCACCAGAAAACTCACTTGGGCGAGCAGGCTGGGAAAGATTCCAGCTGA
- the ZNF691 gene encoding zinc finger protein 691 isoform X7 encodes MGSEKEQSPEPHLPEEGEGGKPWRVDDSEGSWIPPGEKEHGQESLSDELQETHPKKPWQKVTVPAQEPGDPIAHPRHEADEKPFICAQCGKTFNNTSNLRTHQRIHTGEKPYKCSECGKSFSRSSNRIRHERIHLEEKHYKCPKCQESFRRRSDLTTHQQDHLGKRPYRCDICGKSFSQSATLAVHHRTHLEPAPYICCECGKSFSNSSSFGVHHRTHTGERPYECTECGRTFSDISNFGAHQRTHRGEKPYRCTVCGKHFSRSSNLIRHQKTHLGEQAGKDSS; translated from the coding sequence ATGGGCAGTGAGAAGGAGCAGAGTCCAGAACCACACCTGcctgaggaaggggaagggggtaAGCCTTGGAGAGTGGATGACTCAGAGGGTTCTTGGATCCCACCTGGGGAGAAGGAGCATGGGCAAGAGAGCCTGTCGGATGAACTGCAAGAAACTCATCCAAAAAAACCATGGCAGAAAGTCACTGTCCCGGCTCAAGAGCCAGGGGATCCCATTGCTCATCCAAGGCATGAGGCAGATGAGAAACCCTTTATATGTGCCCAGTGTGGCAAAACCTTCAATAATACCTCCAACCTGAGAACACACCAGCGGATCCACACTGGTGAGAAGCCTTACAAGTGTTCTGAATGTGGCAAGAGCTTCTCGAGAAGCTCCAACCGCATCCGGCACGAGCGGATCCACCTGGAAGAGAAACACTACAAATGCCCCAAGTGTCAGGAGAGCTTTCGGCGGCGCTCAGACCTCACCACACACCAGCAAGATCACCTAGGCAAGCGGCCATACCGCTGTGACATCTGTGGCAAGAGCTTCAGCCAGAGCGCCACACTAGCTGTGCATCACCGGACCCACCTGGAGCCAGCGCCCTACATCTGCTGTGAGTGTGGGAAGAGCTTCAGCAACAGCTCCAGCTTTGGCGTGCATCACCGCACCCACACAGGTGAGAGACCTTATGAGTGCACTGAGTGCGGGCGGACCTTCAGCGATATCTCCAACTTTGGAGCTCACCAGAGGACCCACAGAGGGGAGAAGCCCTACCGGTGTACTGTGTGCGGGAAACACTTCTCCCGGAGCTCGAATCTCATCCGCCACCAGAAAACTCACTTGGGCGAGCAGGCTGGGAAAGATTCCAGCTGA
- the ZNF691 gene encoding zinc finger protein 691 isoform X4, with protein sequence MSLCSPAHSAEMSLFLQGLEEMLSLSSEGSEMGSEKEQSPEPHLPEEGEGGKPWRVDDSEGSWIPPGEKEHGQESLSDELQETHPKKPWQKVTVPAQEPGDPIAHPRHEADEKPFICAQCGKTFNNTSNLRTHQRIHTGEKPYKCSECGKSFSRSSNRIRHERIHLEEKHYKCPKCQESFRRRSDLTTHQQDHLGKRPYRCDICGKSFSQSATLAVHHRTHLEPAPYICCECGKSFSNSSSFGVHHRTHTGERPYECTECGRTFSDISNFGAHQRTHRGEKPYRCTVCGKHFSRSSNLIRHQKTHLGEQAGKDSS encoded by the exons ATGTCACTCTGTTCACCAGCCCACTCTGCTGAAATGTCGTTATTTCTTCAAGGCCTGGAGGAAATGCTATCACTCTCATCAGAG GGTTCAGAGATGGGCAGTGAGAAGGAGCAGAGTCCAGAACCACACCTGcctgaggaaggggaagggggtaAGCCTTGGAGAGTGGATGACTCAGAGGGTTCTTGGATCCCACCTGGGGAGAAGGAGCATGGGCAAGAGAGCCTGTCGGATGAACTGCAAGAAACTCATCCAAAAAAACCATGGCAGAAAGTCACTGTCCCGGCTCAAGAGCCAGGGGATCCCATTGCTCATCCAAGGCATGAGGCAGATGAGAAACCCTTTATATGTGCCCAGTGTGGCAAAACCTTCAATAATACCTCCAACCTGAGAACACACCAGCGGATCCACACTGGTGAGAAGCCTTACAAGTGTTCTGAATGTGGCAAGAGCTTCTCGAGAAGCTCCAACCGCATCCGGCACGAGCGGATCCACCTGGAAGAGAAACACTACAAATGCCCCAAGTGTCAGGAGAGCTTTCGGCGGCGCTCAGACCTCACCACACACCAGCAAGATCACCTAGGCAAGCGGCCATACCGCTGTGACATCTGTGGCAAGAGCTTCAGCCAGAGCGCCACACTAGCTGTGCATCACCGGACCCACCTGGAGCCAGCGCCCTACATCTGCTGTGAGTGTGGGAAGAGCTTCAGCAACAGCTCCAGCTTTGGCGTGCATCACCGCACCCACACAGGTGAGAGACCTTATGAGTGCACTGAGTGCGGGCGGACCTTCAGCGATATCTCCAACTTTGGAGCTCACCAGAGGACCCACAGAGGGGAGAAGCCCTACCGGTGTACTGTGTGCGGGAAACACTTCTCCCGGAGCTCGAATCTCATCCGCCACCAGAAAACTCACTTGGGCGAGCAGGCTGGGAAAGATTCCAGCTGA
- the ZNF691 gene encoding zinc finger protein 691 isoform X6 gives MSLFLQGLEEMLSLSSEGSEMGSEKEQSPEPHLPEEGEGGKPWRVDDSEGSWIPPGEKEHGQESLSDELQETHPKKPWQKVTVPAQEPGDPIAHPRHEADEKPFICAQCGKTFNNTSNLRTHQRIHTGEKPYKCSECGKSFSRSSNRIRHERIHLEEKHYKCPKCQESFRRRSDLTTHQQDHLGKRPYRCDICGKSFSQSATLAVHHRTHLEPAPYICCECGKSFSNSSSFGVHHRTHTGERPYECTECGRTFSDISNFGAHQRTHRGEKPYRCTVCGKHFSRSSNLIRHQKTHLGEQAGKDSS, from the exons ATGTCGTTATTTCTTCAAGGCCTGGAGGAAATGCTATCACTCTCATCAGAG GGTTCAGAGATGGGCAGTGAGAAGGAGCAGAGTCCAGAACCACACCTGcctgaggaaggggaagggggtaAGCCTTGGAGAGTGGATGACTCAGAGGGTTCTTGGATCCCACCTGGGGAGAAGGAGCATGGGCAAGAGAGCCTGTCGGATGAACTGCAAGAAACTCATCCAAAAAAACCATGGCAGAAAGTCACTGTCCCGGCTCAAGAGCCAGGGGATCCCATTGCTCATCCAAGGCATGAGGCAGATGAGAAACCCTTTATATGTGCCCAGTGTGGCAAAACCTTCAATAATACCTCCAACCTGAGAACACACCAGCGGATCCACACTGGTGAGAAGCCTTACAAGTGTTCTGAATGTGGCAAGAGCTTCTCGAGAAGCTCCAACCGCATCCGGCACGAGCGGATCCACCTGGAAGAGAAACACTACAAATGCCCCAAGTGTCAGGAGAGCTTTCGGCGGCGCTCAGACCTCACCACACACCAGCAAGATCACCTAGGCAAGCGGCCATACCGCTGTGACATCTGTGGCAAGAGCTTCAGCCAGAGCGCCACACTAGCTGTGCATCACCGGACCCACCTGGAGCCAGCGCCCTACATCTGCTGTGAGTGTGGGAAGAGCTTCAGCAACAGCTCCAGCTTTGGCGTGCATCACCGCACCCACACAGGTGAGAGACCTTATGAGTGCACTGAGTGCGGGCGGACCTTCAGCGATATCTCCAACTTTGGAGCTCACCAGAGGACCCACAGAGGGGAGAAGCCCTACCGGTGTACTGTGTGCGGGAAACACTTCTCCCGGAGCTCGAATCTCATCCGCCACCAGAAAACTCACTTGGGCGAGCAGGCTGGGAAAGATTCCAGCTGA
- the ZNF691 gene encoding zinc finger protein 691 isoform X5, with the protein MAQISSGGGGQSRYLLFALGSEMGSEKEQSPEPHLPEEGEGGKPWRVDDSEGSWIPPGEKEHGQESLSDELQETHPKKPWQKVTVPAQEPGDPIAHPRHEADEKPFICAQCGKTFNNTSNLRTHQRIHTGEKPYKCSECGKSFSRSSNRIRHERIHLEEKHYKCPKCQESFRRRSDLTTHQQDHLGKRPYRCDICGKSFSQSATLAVHHRTHLEPAPYICCECGKSFSNSSSFGVHHRTHTGERPYECTECGRTFSDISNFGAHQRTHRGEKPYRCTVCGKHFSRSSNLIRHQKTHLGEQAGKDSS; encoded by the exons ATGGCACAAATATCATCTGGTGGTGGTGGACAAAGCCGGTACCTTCTTTTTGCTCTG GGTTCAGAGATGGGCAGTGAGAAGGAGCAGAGTCCAGAACCACACCTGcctgaggaaggggaagggggtaAGCCTTGGAGAGTGGATGACTCAGAGGGTTCTTGGATCCCACCTGGGGAGAAGGAGCATGGGCAAGAGAGCCTGTCGGATGAACTGCAAGAAACTCATCCAAAAAAACCATGGCAGAAAGTCACTGTCCCGGCTCAAGAGCCAGGGGATCCCATTGCTCATCCAAGGCATGAGGCAGATGAGAAACCCTTTATATGTGCCCAGTGTGGCAAAACCTTCAATAATACCTCCAACCTGAGAACACACCAGCGGATCCACACTGGTGAGAAGCCTTACAAGTGTTCTGAATGTGGCAAGAGCTTCTCGAGAAGCTCCAACCGCATCCGGCACGAGCGGATCCACCTGGAAGAGAAACACTACAAATGCCCCAAGTGTCAGGAGAGCTTTCGGCGGCGCTCAGACCTCACCACACACCAGCAAGATCACCTAGGCAAGCGGCCATACCGCTGTGACATCTGTGGCAAGAGCTTCAGCCAGAGCGCCACACTAGCTGTGCATCACCGGACCCACCTGGAGCCAGCGCCCTACATCTGCTGTGAGTGTGGGAAGAGCTTCAGCAACAGCTCCAGCTTTGGCGTGCATCACCGCACCCACACAGGTGAGAGACCTTATGAGTGCACTGAGTGCGGGCGGACCTTCAGCGATATCTCCAACTTTGGAGCTCACCAGAGGACCCACAGAGGGGAGAAGCCCTACCGGTGTACTGTGTGCGGGAAACACTTCTCCCGGAGCTCGAATCTCATCCGCCACCAGAAAACTCACTTGGGCGAGCAGGCTGGGAAAGATTCCAGCTGA
- the ZNF691 gene encoding zinc finger protein 691 isoform X1 → MCHSCNPALNVVSTSFFILCFFPEILADLKELSVFHFLSSVSCDSLCFPPSSLCSCHSVHQPTLLKCRYFFKAWRKCYHSHQSDIKKSDIIQMAQISSGGGGQSRYLLFALGSEMGSEKEQSPEPHLPEEGEGGKPWRVDDSEGSWIPPGEKEHGQESLSDELQETHPKKPWQKVTVPAQEPGDPIAHPRHEADEKPFICAQCGKTFNNTSNLRTHQRIHTGEKPYKCSECGKSFSRSSNRIRHERIHLEEKHYKCPKCQESFRRRSDLTTHQQDHLGKRPYRCDICGKSFSQSATLAVHHRTHLEPAPYICCECGKSFSNSSSFGVHHRTHTGERPYECTECGRTFSDISNFGAHQRTHRGEKPYRCTVCGKHFSRSSNLIRHQKTHLGEQAGKDSS, encoded by the exons ATGTGTCACAGTTGTAATCCAGCCCTAAATGTAGTCAGTACCTCTTTCttcattctgtgtttttttccagaaatacttGCAGACTTGAAGGAATTATCAGTCTTTCATTTTCTATCATCAGTGTCCTGTGATAGTTTGTGCTTCCCTCCCTCATCCCTTTGTTCATGTCACTCTGTTCACCAGCCCACTCTGCTGAAATGTCGTTATTTCTTCAAGGCCTGGAGGAAATGCTATCACTCTCATCAGAG TGATATCAAGAAGAGTGACATTATTCAAATGGCACAAATATCATCTGGTGGTGGTGGACAAAGCCGGTACCTTCTTTTTGCTCTG GGTTCAGAGATGGGCAGTGAGAAGGAGCAGAGTCCAGAACCACACCTGcctgaggaaggggaagggggtaAGCCTTGGAGAGTGGATGACTCAGAGGGTTCTTGGATCCCACCTGGGGAGAAGGAGCATGGGCAAGAGAGCCTGTCGGATGAACTGCAAGAAACTCATCCAAAAAAACCATGGCAGAAAGTCACTGTCCCGGCTCAAGAGCCAGGGGATCCCATTGCTCATCCAAGGCATGAGGCAGATGAGAAACCCTTTATATGTGCCCAGTGTGGCAAAACCTTCAATAATACCTCCAACCTGAGAACACACCAGCGGATCCACACTGGTGAGAAGCCTTACAAGTGTTCTGAATGTGGCAAGAGCTTCTCGAGAAGCTCCAACCGCATCCGGCACGAGCGGATCCACCTGGAAGAGAAACACTACAAATGCCCCAAGTGTCAGGAGAGCTTTCGGCGGCGCTCAGACCTCACCACACACCAGCAAGATCACCTAGGCAAGCGGCCATACCGCTGTGACATCTGTGGCAAGAGCTTCAGCCAGAGCGCCACACTAGCTGTGCATCACCGGACCCACCTGGAGCCAGCGCCCTACATCTGCTGTGAGTGTGGGAAGAGCTTCAGCAACAGCTCCAGCTTTGGCGTGCATCACCGCACCCACACAGGTGAGAGACCTTATGAGTGCACTGAGTGCGGGCGGACCTTCAGCGATATCTCCAACTTTGGAGCTCACCAGAGGACCCACAGAGGGGAGAAGCCCTACCGGTGTACTGTGTGCGGGAAACACTTCTCCCGGAGCTCGAATCTCATCCGCCACCAGAAAACTCACTTGGGCGAGCAGGCTGGGAAAGATTCCAGCTGA